CGATCTGCATAGCCAAATAGGGTAGCATAGACCAAAAGCCGGTTCCACAGGACAATGCCCTCCACCTCGGTATCGTATAGGCGAGCGATGTAGCGTAGCATATTCGCAAAGCTATTCCAGAGATAGAAATCATGGGCTCCCTCATCGCTCAGGACACCATCTCGCTGATATAACTGCAAGGCTCTGCCCAGCAGAACGGTCAACACCGAAGCGACAACTGCAAGCGGAAGATAGGACCAAATAAAACCGTCTAGCTTGATCAAATAGACAAAAAATGTCAATAAAGACAAGACGAAAGCAAGGAAACTTGCCATTAGAGCCAACCACAAGAGAAGCTTTTCTCCTCGTTTTAAAGGACGATAGTGATCCAGCAAGTTTAGCTCCCGAATCTCCCTTAGCACTTGTTCAGACAAGATGTTTAAATTAGTTGAAAAGCGATTCTTAATCCGATTTCCAATTTGGCGAATTCGTGCCTCATCTGCTGATTTTTTATTTTTATAAAGGTCTTCTGAAATTTGGTAAGACTCAAACAAGTCTGTGACAGCTGCTTGTTTATGGTCGCCAAATGCCATCTGTAGGAATTTCCGTTCAAAATCTGACAAACCTTTTTTAGAAATTGGTTTCAGGATTGGCTTGTCTGCAGTTCCTAAAAGCTCGATATAGCCTCGATCCATCAAATCCAGCAAGGTTGCCTGCACCAGATTTTCAAATTTTAAATGCGCCCGTCCGCCACTGGTCGGATCGACTTCTCTCATATCCACAGCAAAGATATTAGCCGCTACAATGAGGGGGGCTAGATCTTGCGGAGCTTCATAAAGACGAGCGTCTTTAGGAAAAGCTTGGCTAGGGCGAATCTTCATCCGAAAGAACAGATAAAATATCCCCGAAAGTATCAGCAAGAACAAGGCCAAAGGAGGCAGATAAACTTCTCCCAAGCGATGATAAAACTGGCTCTTGGCTACAATCTCTTCCTCAACGGCTTGAAAAGTCTTTAGATAGTCGGTCGCTCTCGGATCCTCTGCTGCCTGATGCAAGGCCTGTCGATGCCAATATCCATGCAGTTCGACCTTCTTCCTGCTAGGCAAATGAGATAGCTGAATCTGATAAACACCACGATTTTCATCTATAGTGGCCGATTGGCCAAAATAACCTGTATGGACATACATGTCCGTTAAGGTCCAAGTTCCCAGACCCCAAACCTTAATCGTCACATTTTGCAGCTCCTCTTCCCAATCACTGATCGGTGTCCATTTGAGCTCTGCTATATCTTTATGGAGGAACAGAAGATTGGTCAAGTTCCATGTGACTGTTACTTTGACCGTGTCTCCCTCTTTACCTGCATTGTAAATCTTGACTTCGTAGCCATCTCCCAAATCTGTAACTCGTGGCTCAAAGTCATATTTTACGACTCCATTGGTTTTCACGGAGACTTTTGGATCTGAATCAATAGCAAAGCCTTCTGGCATCTTTCCTGCCGATCCTAAAGAGACCATCTGGCCATTGTAATCATCATCAAAATGATAGGTCACCTCTTCTGTATAGGTGGCTGTATTATCGGCGTGGATCTCCAAATCTCCATTATAAGACTGGATTTGATAGTCTAAAGCTGACACTGTCCCAGCAAAAAATAAACTCAAAAAAAGAATAAAAATCCCTGACAAGTACCTTTTCATAAACCAAAGTCCTTTTCTAAATCTTTATCCTATTATAGCATTTTTCTCAAGTAAGGGCTTACCAGGATTGAAAAGTCGAATATTTTTCGGTAGAATAGAAAAAACCATTTTAGAAAGACTCGGAGAGAATATGAAAAAATTCATTTTAACCTTATTTACAGCCCTCCTCGTCTGTCTGGGAACCCTTACCGTGGCTCAGGCGGATGATTATCTCAGAATTGGGATGGAAGCGGCCTATGCCCCTTTCAACTGGACCCAAGATGATGATTCAAATGGCGCTGTCAAAATCGAAGGAACAAATCAGTATGCCAATGGCTACGATGTCCAAGTTGCCAAGAAGATTGCTCAGGAAATGGGCAAGGAACCGCTGGTTGTAAAGACTTCTTGGAATGGACTGATCCCAGCCTTGACCTCTGGTAAAATCGATATGATTATCGCTGGTATGAGCCCAACAGCCGAACGGAAAAAAGAAATCGCCTTTTCTAGCAGTTACTACACCAGTGAGCCTGTTATGCTGGTTCGAAAAGACGGCAACTACTCCAATGCCAAGACCCTCAAGGACTTTAAAGATGCTAAAATCACCTCCCAGCAAGGTGTCTATCTTTACAATCTGATTTCTCAACTGCCGGGTGCTAAGCAAGAAACGGCCATGGGAGATTTCGCCCAAATGCGTCAAGCTCTAGAATCTGGTGTTATTGACGGTTACATTTCTGAACGGCCCGAAGCTCTGACAGCTGAAGCTGCCAACTCTAAGTTCAAAATGATTCAATTCAAAGAGGGCTTTGAAGTTGGCGAAGAAGATGCCTCCATCGCCGTCGGCATGCGTAAAGACGACAGTCGAATCGAGCAAGCGAATGCAGCTATCGCTAAACTTTCAGCGGATGAACAAACGCAACTGATGGATCAGATGATTAAAAATCAGCCGGTGGACACTGATACTGACGATGCTGAAGACACATTCTTCAATAAAGTTCTTAAGATTTGGAAGGAAAATTGGCCACAATTTTTACGCGGAGCTGGTTTGACCTTGCTTATTTCCATTACAGGGACGATCGCTGGTCTCCTCATCGGTTTGCTGATTGGGGTCTATCGGACAGCGCCCATTTCAAAAAATAAGGCTTTAGCCTTCCTACAAAAACTATTCGGTTGGTTCCTCAATGTTTATATTGAAATCTTCCGTGGTACACCTATGATTGTACAATCCATGGTTATCTACTATGGAACAGCTCAGGCTTTTGGCATCTCGATTGACCGGACGGCTGCAGCCATCTTCATCGTTTCTATCAATACTGGTGCTTACATGAGTGAAATTGTCCGCGGTGGTATCTTTGCCGTTGACAAGGGACAATTTGAAGCAGCTACTGCGCTCGGAATGACCCACGGTCAAACCATGCGCAAGGTCGTCCTGCCACAGGTGGTCCGCAACATTTTGCCTGCAACTGGTAATGAATTTGTCATCAATATCAAGGATACTTCTGTCCTCAATGTCATCTCCGTGGTAGAGCTCTACTTCTCAGGAAATACCATTGCAACTCAGACCTATCAGTATTTCCAAACCTTCACCATTATCGCAGTCATTTACTTCGTCTTGACCTTTACTATCACTCGAATCCTACGTTTCATCGAGCGGAAGTTTGACACAGATCATTACACAACAGGTGCCAACCAAATGCAGACGGGAGAATTGAAACAATGACCGAAACAATTTTAGAAATTAAAAATCTCAAAAAATCTTATGGAGAGAATCAAGTCTTGAAAGACATTTCTCTGACTGTCCACAAGGGCGAAGTTATCTCCATTATCGGAAGTTCAGGTAGCGGGAAATCAACCTTTCTCCGCTCCATCAACCTCCTCGAAACACCTACTGCTGGCGAAATTCTCTATCGCGGGAAAAATGTCTTGGATGAGAATTACGACCTGACTCATTACCGCGAAAAATTAGGTATGGTATTCCAAAGTTTCAATCTTTTTGAAAATCTCAATGTCCTCGAAAACACCATCGTTGCTCAGACAACCGTACTCAAAAGAGAACGTGCTGAGGCAGAAAAGATTGCCAAAGAAAATCTGGAAAAGGTGGGAATGGGAGAGCTCTACTGGCAGGCCAAGCCTAAACAGCTTTCAGGTGGACAAAAACAGCGGGTTGCCATTGCGCGTGCGCTTTCCATGAATCCTGACGCTATCCTTTTCGATGAACCAACTTCAGCTCTTGACCCAGAAATGGTCGGTGAAGTCCTGAAAATTATGAAGGATTTGGCCAAAGAAGGCCTGACCATGATTGTCGTGACCCACGAAATGGAATTTGCCCGCGATGTTTCCAGCCGCGTTATCTTTATGGATAAGGGCGTCATCGCAGAAGAAGGCACTCCTCAAGAATTCTTTACCAATCCTAAAGAAGAACGAACCAAGGAATTTCTACATCGCTTCTTAAAATAAACAATCAATCAAACAAACAAGACGGAAAAAGATACATCCGCCTTGTTTTTTTATTCGCAAAATAAAAAAGCGGGTTTCCCCACTTTTTGAAGATTAGTCTTCAAACTTTTCATGATTTTTGTCGTAGAAATCAATCAAGCCAAGAGCTGTTTCAAAAGAAATATTCTTTACTTTTGCACGTCCTTGAGCAAGAGCAATAATTGACATTTCACGCGCGTTTGTTTCTTTACTAATACGGTAACCTGTAATTTTTTTGTCACGAACCCATCCAACGACTGACTCTACTTTTTCAAAATTTGATTTAGCCATTTCTTACTCCTCTCTAACTTATTTAGAATACTAATATAATGGTTTTTATACAGTTTGTCAACTTAGAAAAACCAAAACAAACAAATTAAATAATTCTGAATATTCTATATTTATTTTGCTTTGAGAGCTGAAAGGATTTGCGTGCGGATACTCTCCACTCCATCAGGGTTTGCTGGAAGGAAAATCGTATTATTTCCTTCTTTATCCGCAAAATTATTCAAAGTATCTAGATATTGGTTGGTCAATAGAATGGACATGATTTGCTCTTCTGTCAGTTCAACATTGGCCCCTTTAAGTTCTTGGATGGAGTCAGCTAAACCATCTACGATCGCCTTCCGTTGCTCTGCAATACCGACCCCGTGAAGGCGGTCTTTCTCAGCCTCAGCCTCTGCTGCAGTAACGATTTTGATCTTATCTGCTTCTGCCAATTCCTGAGCTGCTACGCGCTTGCGTTGAGCGGCGTTGATTTCGTTCATAGACTGCTTGACTTCTGCATCTGGCTCAACCTTGGTAATCAAGGTTTTGACAATGATGTAGCCATAAGTGGACATTTCTTCAGCCACCTGCTTTTGAACTTCTAGGGCAATCTCATCTTTCTTTTCAAAGAGCTCGTCCAAGGTCAGTTTAGGAACAGAGGAACGCAGAGCATCTTCGATATAAGACTTGATCTGCGCTTCTGGTCGCATGAGTTTATAGTAAGCATCCGTGACATTGTGTTCATTTACACGATACTGGGTCGCAACATTCATGGTCACAAAGACATTATCCTGAGTCTTGGTCTCGACAATAATCTCGCTCTGCAGCAAACGCAACTGGACACGAGCAGCAATTTTGTCAATTCCCAAAGGCAAACGCACATTCATCCCACTTGTACTGGTCTTGTGGTAGCGGCCGAAACGCTCAATGATGGCAACAGACTGCTGGCGCACGACATAGAGCGAGCTAAATGCCGCTAAAATACAAAGAATGATAAAAAAGAGAAAGAAGAAAAAGAAGAAATTAAAAAACATAAGATCATCTCCTTGATTTAATATATTATATTCTAGCACAGTCCTCAATCACTTGCAATTAAAAAGCGGACTTTTGCTAAAATATTTTTAGGATCAGACTAGCATGTTGTAAAGTGTTTCATTTCCATTCAGATTGATAAAGGATGGGTCAAACTGCTCAATTCGATTGATCAGACCTGCATAATCATGTTTATTGGACAAGGCAATTCCAATCAAGACTGGACCTGTCCCTTTGCTGGCCCGCTTGATGTATTCAAATCGAGTGATGTCATCATTTGGCCCTAAAATATCATTTACAAATTCACGTAAGGCACCAGGCCGCTGCGGGAAATTTACTACAAAATAATGCTTGATGCCATCATAGATAAGGGCACGCTCTTCCATTTCCGGCATGCGGTTAATGTCATTATTTCCTCCCGAAATAATACAGCAGACAGTTTTTCCTTTGATGTATTCTCGCAATACTTCTAGGGCTGCCACGCTAGCTGCACCAGCAGGCTCTGCGATGATTCCTTGTTTAGAATAGAGATCAATCAAGGTTTCTGAAATCAAACCTTCATCAACCCCGATAAGTGTTTCTACATTCTTCTTCGTCGCTTCATAAGTAGAGGCCCCTACCTTTTGGACTGCGATACCATCCGCAAATTTATCAATTTCTTTGAGCTTGACAGGGCCGCCTGCTTCGAAAGCCGCCCTCATACTGCGGGCGCCATTAGCCTCTACCCCAATCACTTCAATTTGTGGCTGACTTTCCTTGATGTAAGTGGATACTCCTGCGATGAGACCGCCGCCTCCTACTGGTACCAAAACCAAGTCTAAATCGATGGACTCCCGAGCTGTATCTTCTAGGATTTCATAAGCAACCGTTCCCTGACCTGCTTGAACATGAGCATCATCAAAAGGATCGATGAAAGTCCGATTTTCCATCCGTGTGAATTCCATAGCCGCCCGAGCAGAAGCATCAAAAGTATCTCCTACTAGCTTGATGGTCACAAAGTCGCCACCAAAGAAACGAACCTGCCCAATTTTTTGCTGAGGAGTTGTGATGGGCATAAAAATGGTCGCTGGAATTTTCATCTCATTACAAGTGTAAGCGACCCCTTGAGCATGATTGCCCGCAGAAGCACAGACAACCCCACGTTCACGTTCTTCCTCGCTCAACTGAGAAATGGCATAGTAGGCACCACGGATTTTGAAGGAGCGGACACGTTGGGCATTTTCCTTTTTGAGATAAATCTTTGCCCCGTACTTTTCTGACAAGTAATGATCATAATCAAGCGGTGTATTGACAACAACATCTTTTAATACCTTATGAGCACGGACAATATCTTTTGCTGTTAACATTCCTTTTCCTTTCCAAATGAGGTAAACAAACTCAACTGGTATCCCAGCTGAGTTTTTCACACAATCTTAGTTGTAGATCTTGAAAGCATCATCGTCGTTTTTACCAACGAATGGCATTGCTTTACGCAATTCTGCACCGACTTTTTCAATCTCCAGATTAGCCGCTTGCTCACGGTAAGCAGTCAATTTCGGACGACCAGCCTTGTAGTCGTTTACGAAGTCGTTTGCGAATTTACCATTTTGGATGTCAGTAAGAACAGCCTTCATGTTTTCTTTGACTTGCTCTGTAATCACGCGCGGACCAGATACATAATCACCATATTCAGCTGTATTTGAGATAGATTGGCGCATCTTCTTGAAGCCACCTTCGTAAATCAAGTCAACGATCAATTTCATTTCGTGCAGCACTTCGAAGTAAGCCAATTCTGGAGCATAGCCTGCTTCTGTCAAGACTTCAAAACCTGCTTCGATAAGGGCAGTCAAACCACCACAAAGTACAGCCTGTTCACCAAACAAATCTTCTTCAGTTTCTTCTTTATAAGTTGTTTCAAGCAAACCAACACGAGCTGCACCAACACCTTTACACCAGTCCATAGCGATATCTTTGGCATTGCCAGTCGCATCCTGATATACCGCGTAAAGAGCTGGAACACCGAAGCCTTCTTCAAAAGTACGGCGAACCAAGTGACCAGGACCTTTTGGTGCACACATGAAGACATCTACATCTGCAGGAACTTTGATAAATTCAAAATGGATATTGAAACCATGAGCAAAGCCAACTGCGTTACCAGCTTCCAAGTTCGGAGCGATTTCTGTTTCGT
This genomic window from Streptococcus cristatus AS 1.3089 contains:
- the ilvC gene encoding ketol-acid reductoisomerase, with the protein product MAVQMEYEKDVKVAALDGKKIAVIGYGSQGHAHAQNLRDTGHDVIIGVRPGKSFDKAKEDGFATYTVAEAAKLADVIMILAPDEIQQELYETEIAPNLEAGNAVGFAHGFNIHFEFIKVPADVDVFMCAPKGPGHLVRRTFEEGFGVPALYAVYQDATGNAKDIAMDWCKGVGAARVGLLETTYKEETEEDLFGEQAVLCGGLTALIEAGFEVLTEAGYAPELAYFEVLHEMKLIVDLIYEGGFKKMRQSISNTAEYGDYVSGPRVITEQVKENMKAVLTDIQNGKFANDFVNDYKAGRPKLTAYREQAANLEIEKVGAELRKAMPFVGKNDDDAFKIYN
- a CDS encoding SPFH domain-containing protein, whose amino-acid sequence is MLEYNILNQGDDLMFFNFFFFFFLFFIILCILAAFSSLYVVRQQSVAIIERFGRYHKTSTSGMNVRLPLGIDKIAARVQLRLLQSEIIVETKTQDNVFVTMNVATQYRVNEHNVTDAYYKLMRPEAQIKSYIEDALRSSVPKLTLDELFEKKDEIALEVQKQVAEEMSTYGYIIVKTLITKVEPDAEVKQSMNEINAAQRKRVAAQELAEADKIKIVTAAEAEAEKDRLHGVGIAEQRKAIVDGLADSIQELKGANVELTEEQIMSILLTNQYLDTLNNFADKEGNNTIFLPANPDGVESIRTQILSALKAK
- a CDS encoding DUF2207 domain-containing protein, with amino-acid sequence MKRYLSGIFILFLSLFFAGTVSALDYQIQSYNGDLEIHADNTATYTEEVTYHFDDDYNGQMVSLGSAGKMPEGFAIDSDPKVSVKTNGVVKYDFEPRVTDLGDGYEVKIYNAGKEGDTVKVTVTWNLTNLLFLHKDIAELKWTPISDWEEELQNVTIKVWGLGTWTLTDMYVHTGYFGQSATIDENRGVYQIQLSHLPSRKKVELHGYWHRQALHQAAEDPRATDYLKTFQAVEEEIVAKSQFYHRLGEVYLPPLALFLLILSGIFYLFFRMKIRPSQAFPKDARLYEAPQDLAPLIVAANIFAVDMREVDPTSGGRAHLKFENLVQATLLDLMDRGYIELLGTADKPILKPISKKGLSDFERKFLQMAFGDHKQAAVTDLFESYQISEDLYKNKKSADEARIRQIGNRIKNRFSTNLNILSEQVLREIRELNLLDHYRPLKRGEKLLLWLALMASFLAFVLSLLTFFVYLIKLDGFIWSYLPLAVVASVLTVLLGRALQLYQRDGVLSDEGAHDFYLWNSFANMLRYIARLYDTEVEGIVLWNRLLVYATLFGYADRVSRVMKLRQISLENASMNTYLQYNLHPIFYASSHSFSNYGHIASTASHFSVSSGGGAGGGFSGGGGGGGGGAF
- a CDS encoding amino acid ABC transporter ATP-binding protein, with translation MTETILEIKNLKKSYGENQVLKDISLTVHKGEVISIIGSSGSGKSTFLRSINLLETPTAGEILYRGKNVLDENYDLTHYREKLGMVFQSFNLFENLNVLENTIVAQTTVLKRERAEAEKIAKENLEKVGMGELYWQAKPKQLSGGQKQRVAIARALSMNPDAILFDEPTSALDPEMVGEVLKIMKDLAKEGLTMIVVTHEMEFARDVSSRVIFMDKGVIAEEGTPQEFFTNPKEERTKEFLHRFLK
- the ilvA gene encoding threonine ammonia-lyase IlvA, producing MLTAKDIVRAHKVLKDVVVNTPLDYDHYLSEKYGAKIYLKKENAQRVRSFKIRGAYYAISQLSEEERERGVVCASAGNHAQGVAYTCNEMKIPATIFMPITTPQQKIGQVRFFGGDFVTIKLVGDTFDASARAAMEFTRMENRTFIDPFDDAHVQAGQGTVAYEILEDTARESIDLDLVLVPVGGGGLIAGVSTYIKESQPQIEVIGVEANGARSMRAAFEAGGPVKLKEIDKFADGIAVQKVGASTYEATKKNVETLIGVDEGLISETLIDLYSKQGIIAEPAGAASVAALEVLREYIKGKTVCCIISGGNNDINRMPEMEERALIYDGIKHYFVVNFPQRPGALREFVNDILGPNDDITRFEYIKRASKGTGPVLIGIALSNKHDYAGLINRIEQFDPSFINLNGNETLYNMLV
- a CDS encoding ABC transporter substrate-binding protein/permease, encoding MKKFILTLFTALLVCLGTLTVAQADDYLRIGMEAAYAPFNWTQDDDSNGAVKIEGTNQYANGYDVQVAKKIAQEMGKEPLVVKTSWNGLIPALTSGKIDMIIAGMSPTAERKKEIAFSSSYYTSEPVMLVRKDGNYSNAKTLKDFKDAKITSQQGVYLYNLISQLPGAKQETAMGDFAQMRQALESGVIDGYISERPEALTAEAANSKFKMIQFKEGFEVGEEDASIAVGMRKDDSRIEQANAAIAKLSADEQTQLMDQMIKNQPVDTDTDDAEDTFFNKVLKIWKENWPQFLRGAGLTLLISITGTIAGLLIGLLIGVYRTAPISKNKALAFLQKLFGWFLNVYIEIFRGTPMIVQSMVIYYGTAQAFGISIDRTAAAIFIVSINTGAYMSEIVRGGIFAVDKGQFEAATALGMTHGQTMRKVVLPQVVRNILPATGNEFVINIKDTSVLNVISVVELYFSGNTIATQTYQYFQTFTIIAVIYFVLTFTITRILRFIERKFDTDHYTTGANQMQTGELKQ